In Streptomyces paludis, the genomic stretch GCTGGTCCGGGAGACGCCCGGCGCCTGGAAGCCCGACCAGTACAGCAACCCGAACAACCCGCGCTCGCACTACGAGACCACCGGTCCCGAACTGTGGAAGCAGACGGACGGCCGGATCACCCACTTCGTCGCGGGCGTCGGCACGGGCGGCACCATCTCCGGCACCGGCCGCTTCCTCAAGGAGGCCAGTGACGGGCGGGTACGGATCGTCGGCGCCGACCCCGAGGGCTCGGTCTACTCCGGCGGCTCCGGACGGCCGTATCTGGTCGAGGGCGTCGGCGAGGACTTCTGGCCGACCGCGTACGACCGTACGGTGACGGACGAGATCGTCGCCGTGTCCGACAAGGACTCGTTCCAGATGACCCGGCGCCTCGCCAAGGAGGAGGGCCTGCTCGTCGGCGGCTCCTGCGGCATGGCGGTGGTCGCCGCGCTGAAGGTGGCGGAGGGGCTCGGGCCCGACGATGTCGTGGTCGTCCTGCTGCCGGACAGCGGCCGGGGCTACCTCAGCAAGATCTTCAACGACGAGTGGATGAACGACTACGGCTTCCTCGACCACAGCGGGGACGCGCCGCGCGTCGCGGACGTGCTCCAGCACAAGGCGGGCCCCATCCCGACCCTGGTGCACATGCACCCCGAGGAGACGGTCGGCGAGGCCATCGAGGTGCTGCGGGAGTACGGCGTCTCCCAGATGCCGATCGTGAAGCCGGGCGCCGGCCACCCGGACGTGATGGCCGCCGAGGTCATCGGCTCCGTGGTGGAGCGGGAGCTGCTCGACGCGCTCTTCACCCGGCGCGCCGCGCTCGGCGACCCGCTGGAGAAGCACATGTCGGCGCCGCTGCCGCAGGTCGGCTCCGGCGAACCGGTGGCCGATCTGATGGCGGTCCTGAGCGGCTCCGACGCGTCGGACGCGGCGATCGTGCTGGTGGAGGGCAAGCCGACCGGCGTCGTGAGCAGGCAGGATCTGCTCGCGTTCCTCTCGAAGGACGCGAAGTAGCCACGCGGAGGGGTTATCCGGCCACCGGACCCGCGGGTTCGCGAAAGTGGTACGAGCGCGACACGTCCGCGCAGCACCGCCTTAACACGCGTACGGCACATTGGTTGTTGTCGGCGTCAAGGACTTCCGGAGCGGCTCCCGGACCTCCATGGACGCCCGGACACGTCAGCCGGCCCTGACCCGGAGCGTGTCCCTCGCGGGGACCGCCGTCGTCCCGCCCCCCGGTAACGGGGGTGCGGCGGTCCCCGCGACTATCTTTTTCCGGCGCTCCAGTCCTCAGTCCTCCCAGTCCGAGGACTTCCGCCGCTCACGTTCCCGCTCGCGCTCCCGCTGTCCGGACCAGGGCCACGGCCGCGTCGAGGAGAACGCGTTCACCCCCACGATCCCCAGCCAGCAGACGAGCAGCCCGCCGATCCCGGCGTTGGCCACGGCGATCGCGGACAGCGGTATGGCGAGGATCAGCGAGATCACCGCGAACCCGAAGCGCTCGCCGAACCCCTCGGCGGCCGAACCGGGCGGCCGGTCCGGGCCGCGGGCCGCGAGCGTCTGCTGCTCCGCCAGCCTGCGCCGGACACGGCGGTCGATCGTCTGGTCGAGGCTCTCCTCGACCTTCTCCAGGAACGACTCGACGAGCGCGGGCTCGTACTCGGCCCCCAGGTCCCGTCGGGCCTGGAGCGTGGCGTCGAGTTCTTTCTTCAGCTCAGCGTCGCGGGCATCCATGCGGCAACGGTACGAAGCGGGGCGGGCCCGGGTCAGTGGGGCTAACCCCCGTCTTCGGTGGGGCCGTGGCCGTTGCCGTGGCCGTGGCTCCGGGCCAGCAGGTGTTCGAGCCGGTCGAAGCGCTCGTGCAGGGCGCGCAGTTCCCGGGCGGCGTCCGCCCGTCCCTCCCGCTCCACGTGTCCGAGAGCCGCCGCTGCCCGGCGCGCCCGGTGCGCGGCGCTGCCGACCAGCCAGGTGGCGAGGGAGGCCGTGACGACGCTGAAGACGGAGATCCCGACGAGCATCACGACACACGCGATGACGCGGCCGGGCACGGTCACCGGATACAGATCGCCGTATCCGACGGTCGTGGCGGTCTCGACGGACCACCACAGCGCGAGCGGGAACGAGGTGATGGTCGCGCGG encodes the following:
- a CDS encoding cystathionine beta-synthase; the encoded protein is MQFHDSMISLVGNTPLLKLTSVTEGIQATVLAKVEYFNPGGSVKDRIALRMIEAAEESGELRPGGTIVEPTSGNTGVGLAIVAQRKGYKCIFVCPDKVSTDKINVLRAYGAEVVVCPTAVDPEHPDSYYNVSDRLVRETPGAWKPDQYSNPNNPRSHYETTGPELWKQTDGRITHFVAGVGTGGTISGTGRFLKEASDGRVRIVGADPEGSVYSGGSGRPYLVEGVGEDFWPTAYDRTVTDEIVAVSDKDSFQMTRRLAKEEGLLVGGSCGMAVVAALKVAEGLGPDDVVVVLLPDSGRGYLSKIFNDEWMNDYGFLDHSGDAPRVADVLQHKAGPIPTLVHMHPEETVGEAIEVLREYGVSQMPIVKPGAGHPDVMAAEVIGSVVERELLDALFTRRAALGDPLEKHMSAPLPQVGSGEPVADLMAVLSGSDASDAAIVLVEGKPTGVVSRQDLLAFLSKDAK
- a CDS encoding potassium channel family protein, which encodes MAPLSPLFVLRRLLGNERWRRLHVKAAAGAGMAFVLVLLLGSWIIVPYEARAPRATITSFPLALWWSVETATTVGYGDLYPVTVPGRVIACVVMLVGISVFSVVTASLATWLVGSAAHRARRAAAALGHVEREGRADAARELRALHERFDRLEHLLARSHGHGNGHGPTEDGG